gtggtacacgggcctcgcggccatggctcacgggcccagccactccgcggcatgtgggatcttcccggaccagggcatgaacccgtgtcccctgcatcagcaggcggattctcaaccactgcgccaccagggaagcccagaacagtTTTCTTTATTGCCTTCTCCAAAGCTAAAAGAGTTAATCAatttgagcttttaaaattttaatttactataCAGCTGCTtattaatggttttaaaaatttgtcttaaaaAACATAGCATTTACCTAACACAAGATTAGAAAACATTCTGCACCTACCTATCACAGGCAGACTACTCTAGGTCCCGGcaacccttcccccaccttttaaaatttgactCCTTACTTTGTCATAAATCACTTTTATAATGAGAGAGCAGCTAGGGCACGTTGCCACGTCTTCCCCATTCTCCAAATCTTCCTATAACAAAATCGAACACCGCATGGTCAGCATAGTCTTCTCTTGGCGATCTCCTCTCCCAAACCCTCCCACCTCTGTGGGCAAGCTCCTTTGAGGCTGGCCTCCTCACAAGGCATGTGAGGACCAAAAGCATCTTCCAATGCCAGCCCCACTCTTCCCTGGAAGCGTCACTTGGGATAAACACCAGGAGTGTGAGTCAAGGTTCAGTCGCCTCAAAACCGCCGGGAAGACAAAAACATATACCTTCCTCCAAAGGAGTATCCCAGGAAGTGTAAGCTTAAGTTGGGGAGGATGGCGCCGtccacaccctcccctcccctctccggCCCGACTAAAGGCCAGAACCAAGTGCCGCCGACAGCGCAGAGTATCAAATTTGGGGGAATTCAGAAACGGATAAAAAAGGGCGTGTATAACTATGAGCCGTGTGGATCGGCGGCAGGAACTCGGCAGAGCGAAAGCGCGCCTGCTCCGAGGAGTCGCCGAGCGGGTCCCCGAGTTACCTTGGTGATGCAGAAGTTATCTCCACACGGGCAGGGGTAGAAGTACGTCTCCGAGTCCTCGTCATATTGGAAGTCCTCGATCTCCACCTCGTCGTGAAACACCGCCATCGTTACTGGGGCCAGCAGAGGTCTGTCACCTCCGCCGTCCGACCCAGGCCGGGGCCGGTCCAACTTCTAGGGCGCCGGCCCAGCCGGGCGTCGTCGCCGTGCACTTGCGCAGGAATGACCGCTTCCGGCTCAGAGACAATGACGCAACTCAGGGTTTGAAGTCAAACGGGTGACCGGGTAGCGGTCACCATGGAGATGGCGGAGCTAGGGGGCGGAGACACGGGCGGATGGCGGTGGCTGCTCCGTGATgtcgcgccccgccccgcccatcgGACGGCAGCGACCAATAATATGTGGGGTTCGCTCGCGCGGCTGCTGTGTCACGTGGGGGAACACCGGAAGCTCTCCGGCGCCGGGGGCGGAGCTTGTCCTTACTCTGCGAGCTGAGTCCCAGAGGTGGCGGCGGCCTGGAGGTTCCTTATTGGGGGGTTGGTTACCTACCTCACGTCCGCGGG
This DNA window, taken from Physeter macrocephalus isolate SW-GA chromosome 1, ASM283717v5, whole genome shotgun sequence, encodes the following:
- the DPH3 gene encoding diphthamide biosynthesis protein 3 isoform X1, with protein sequence MAVFHDEVEIEDFQYDEDSETYFYPCPCGDNFCITKEDLENGEDVATCPSCSLIIKVIYDKDQFMCGETVPAPSTNKELVKC
- the DPH3 gene encoding diphthamide biosynthesis protein 3 isoform X2 translates to MAVFHDEVEIEDFQYDEDSETYFYPCPCGDNFCITKDQFMCGETVPAPSTNKELVKC